In a single window of the Candidatus Zixiibacteriota bacterium genome:
- a CDS encoding cytochrome c, with product MKSGLLVGSGMLLFLLVSGSGSAQTKGDAKAGKKRYDASCAGCHGTSGKGDGPAAAALNPKPQDHTDGKIMNSLSDKYLFDIIKNGGAAVKKSPVMPASKTLTDQEIWDLVAYIRSLAKPPYKPAK from the coding sequence ATGAAATCTGGATTGCTAGTCGGTTCCGGTATGCTTCTTTTCCTCCTGGTTTCCGGTTCGGGCTCTGCTCAGACCAAAGGGGACGCAAAAGCAGGGAAGAAAAGATACGATGCCAGTTGCGCCGGATGCCACGGCACGAGCGGTAAAGGCGACGGTCCGGCGGCCGCCGCATTGAACCCGAAGCCGCAAGATCACACCGACGGCAAGATCATGAATTCCCTCAGCGACAAGTACCTGTTCGATATCATCAAAAACGGCGGCGCCGCAGTGAAGAAATCCCCGGTTATGCCTGCCTCCAAAACGCTGACCGACCAGGAGATCTGGGACCTGGTCGCTTACATTCGCAGTCTCGCCAAGCCGCCTTACAAGCCGGCGAAATAG
- a CDS encoding cytochrome c3 family protein encodes MAGWVSPGVEQPIAFPHKTHIALKVPCTGCHQQAEKGSAAGRPPTALCAACHAASDTKDPEIAKLKAYAEKGEEIPWRRVWRLPSHVFFPHRIHVAIAKISCQTCHGPMENLDRPPPRPLKILTMSDCIACHTERKLATDRAAGAKLSKVRAQQLSSDCIVCHR; translated from the coding sequence ATGGCAGGGTGGGTCAGTCCGGGGGTCGAACAGCCGATCGCCTTTCCCCACAAGACTCATATTGCGCTGAAGGTTCCGTGCACCGGATGCCATCAGCAAGCCGAGAAAGGATCGGCTGCCGGGCGGCCGCCTACGGCCTTGTGTGCGGCTTGTCACGCGGCCAGCGACACCAAAGACCCCGAAATCGCGAAGCTCAAAGCCTATGCCGAGAAGGGGGAGGAAATCCCCTGGCGGCGCGTTTGGCGTTTGCCTTCCCACGTTTTCTTCCCCCACCGCATTCACGTAGCCATAGCCAAGATAAGCTGCCAAACCTGCCACGGTCCGATGGAAAATCTCGATCGCCCACCGCCGCGGCCGCTCAAGATACTCACGATGAGCGATTGCATCGCCTGCCACACAGAGCGGAAGTTGGCGACAGACAGGGCAGCAGGAGCGAAGCTGTCCAAGGTGCGCGCGCAGCAGCTTAGCAGCGATTGTATTGTCTGCCATCGGTGA